The DNA sequence ATTCTCGGATACTTCTGTGACCCGACGAACCTCGCCTTGAACATGGAACTCGAAGATTTCGCAAAGCAGCGCATCGCCCGCGTCAAGGCGATCATCAAGAAGCTGAACGCGCTCGGCATCGGCATCACGTTCGAAAAAGTGCATTCATACTGCAAGGGTAAAATCATCGGTCGCCCGCATATCGCGATGTCGCTCGTCGATGAAGAATACATTTCGAACTTTTCCGAAGCGTTTACGAAATACCTCGGGGATGGCTGTATCGCCTTTGTAGAAAAGAAGGGCCTTAACCCGCAAGAAACAATCCGCTTGATAGAAAATGCAGGCGGCATCGCCGTCCTTGCGCACCCATACAAGTCCGGCCTCAGCGACCAGTTCATCGAAAACATGGTGGAATGGGGCATACAGGGCATGGAAGTCTACAGCCCGGCACAAAAGGGTGCTGTTGGCCGCAAGTACAAGGAAATGGCGCAAAAGTTCGGACTTGTGGGAACAGGCGGTTCCGACTTTCACACCGAAAGTGGAACCTACCCCCCTGGTTGCATGAAAATGCCATACACTGTTGTCCAGGCACTCCGAGAAAGGCGCGAAAAATCTCGTGCAGAATGGTTCTAATGAATCGTGGAATTCTTCTAATTGCTGTTTTGTCTACGCTTGTCTCAAGCGTTTTTGCTGACGTTATTCACGCTAAGCAGAGCAAGCTCCCCG is a window from the Fibrobacter sp. UWB4 genome containing:
- a CDS encoding PHP domain-containing protein — protein: MQKMFSTIITENGGYADLHMHTKLSDGTLSVDELLMLCKRKGLRCISITDHDNLDSYKLAEEPAKEIGLEIIPGIEISAVWQGKDIHILGYFCDPTNLALNMELEDFAKQRIARVKAIIKKLNALGIGITFEKVHSYCKGKIIGRPHIAMSLVDEEYISNFSEAFTKYLGDGCIAFVEKKGLNPQETIRLIENAGGIAVLAHPYKSGLSDQFIENMVEWGIQGMEVYSPAQKGAVGRKYKEMAQKFGLVGTGGSDFHTESGTYPPGCMKMPYTVVQALRERREKSRAEWF